The following proteins come from a genomic window of Anaerobutyricum hallii:
- a CDS encoding HD domain-containing protein — protein sequence MSNCITTYTRKHFDPVNPEPVDIDIKDIAHALSMICRGNGHVSSFWSVGEHCILCAKEAAAKGYADRLVLAALLHDASECYMSDVPRPLKQNMKQYKEQENHLLDVLYTKFLETPLSEEEEKLIKEIDNALLWYDLKYLLDEELEERQPKLHVEPDYTVRAFSEVEKEYLEIFKRYKR from the coding sequence ATGAGTAACTGTATCACTACATACACGAGAAAACATTTTGACCCTGTAAATCCTGAGCCAGTGGATATAGATATTAAAGACATTGCACATGCTCTTTCAATGATATGCAGAGGAAATGGACATGTCAGTTCTTTCTGGTCTGTAGGGGAGCATTGTATTTTATGTGCAAAGGAGGCGGCTGCAAAAGGATATGCAGATCGTTTAGTACTCGCTGCGCTTTTACATGATGCAAGCGAGTGTTATATGTCAGATGTGCCAAGGCCGTTAAAACAGAACATGAAGCAATATAAAGAGCAGGAGAATCATTTATTAGATGTGCTTTATACAAAGTTTTTAGAAACTCCGCTGAGCGAAGAAGAAGAAAAGCTTATAAAAGAAATTGATAATGCATTATTGTGGTATGATCTGAAGTATTTATTAGATGAGGAATTAGAAGAAAGGCAGCCGAAGCTTCATGTAGAGCCTGATTATACGGTAAGAGCATTTTCTGAGGTGGAAAAGGAATATTTAGAGATATTTAAACGATATAAAAGATAA